From the Cyanobacteria bacterium FACHB-DQ100 genome, the window CGATACGATTACCACCGCGATTAAGTCGATCGACCCGAATGCAAGCGTCACGGCTGATCCCAAAACAAAACTTGTCAGCATCGAAACGCAAGCTTCAGAAGCGTCGATTAAACAGGCTATCACTGATGCGGGTTACACCGTTGCTTAGTCCTTTTCCTTAGATATGCACAATGGAAACCACCACATTAAAGCTGCACGGCATGAGTTGTGCCGCCTGTGCGAGGAATATTGAAGGTGCGATCCGATCGCTTGAAGGAGTGAAGGAGTGTAACGTCAACTTTGGCGCAGAGCAAGCAACGATCGCGTTTGATTCGCATAAAACAACTGTGGCTGATATTCAGCAAGCAGTTGATGCCGCAGGATATTCGGCTCAACCGATGCAAGAAGATGTGCTTGCGGGTGAAGACGATATCGAGCGGCAAGAGCGCCAAACTCAACACCACAAACTCCAGCGCAAAGTTTGGACGGCGGGCACGATCGCGGCGGTGCTGGTGATCGGTTCACTTCCAATGATGACGGGACTCTCGATTCCCTTAATCCCGATGTGGCTGCACCATCCTTTGCTTCAGTTGGTGTTGACAACTCCGGTGCTGTTTTGGTGTGGTGCATCCTTCTTTATCAATGCTTGGAAAGCTTTGAAGCGGCATACTGCGACGATGGATACTTTAGTTGCGATCGGCACCGGAGCAGCTTATCTGTATTCTTTGTTTCCTACTTTCCTCCCGCAGTGGTTTACGGCTCAAGGTCTCAATCCTGATGTTTATTTTGAAGCTACAACAGTCATTATTGCGCTGCTCTTACTCGGTCGATTGTTAGAGAATCAAGCGAGGGGACAAACCTCAGAAGCAATTCGGAAGTTAATCGGGCTGCAAGCCAGAACAGCGCGAGTGATTCGGCAAGGGAGAGAAATTGACTTACCGATCGCAGAGGTCGTAGTAGGTGACGTGATTCTCGTTCGTCCGGGTGAAAAGATTCCGGTGGATGGGGAAATTCTGGAAGGTCGATCGGCGATCGATGAAGCAATGGTTACAGGTGAAAGCTTGCCTGTCACAAAACAAGTCGGAGATGAAGTAATTGGAGCGACCTTAAACAAAACAGGGAGCTTCAAATTTCGAGCAACACGAGTCGGCAAAGATACCGTTCTAGCTCAAATTGTTAAACTGGTGCAGCAAGCACAAGGCTCAAAAGCACCGATTCAACGGTTGGCAGATCAAGTCACGGGTTGGTTTGTGCCTGCGGTGATTGCGATCGCGATCGCAACCTTTATCCTCTGGTACAACGTCATGGGCAATGTGACGATGGCATTAATC encodes:
- a CDS encoding heavy-metal-associated domain-containing protein, producing MSLQLTVPNMACSACSDTITTAIKSIDPNASVTADPKTKLVSIETQASEASIKQAITDAGYTVA
- a CDS encoding copper-translocating P-type ATPase, which gives rise to METTTLKLHGMSCAACARNIEGAIRSLEGVKECNVNFGAEQATIAFDSHKTTVADIQQAVDAAGYSAQPMQEDVLAGEDDIERQERQTQHHKLQRKVWTAGTIAAVLVIGSLPMMTGLSIPLIPMWLHHPLLQLVLTTPVLFWCGASFFINAWKALKRHTATMDTLVAIGTGAAYLYSLFPTFLPQWFTAQGLNPDVYFEATTVIIALLLLGRLLENQARGQTSEAIRKLIGLQARTARVIRQGREIDLPIAEVVVGDVILVRPGEKIPVDGEILEGRSAIDEAMVTGESLPVTKQVGDEVIGATLNKTGSFKFRATRVGKDTVLAQIVKLVQQAQGSKAPIQRLADQVTGWFVPAVIAIAIATFILWYNVMGNVTMALITTVGVLIIACPCALGLATPTSIMVGTGKGAENGILIKGAESLELAHKLQTIVLDKTGTITQGKPTVTDYVTVQGTADHNELNLLRLAASIERNSEHPLAEAVVHYAQAQGVELTNSQEFEAIAGSGVQGYVSDQLVQIGTHRWLSELNIDTRTLKQQWDQLESLGKTVIWIAVNGKASAIMAIADAVKPSSVAAVRALQKLGLEVVMLTGDNRRTADVIAREVNIKRVFAEVRPEQKAAIVEALQREGKIVAMVGDGINDAPALAQADVGMAIGTGTDVAIAASDITLISGDLQGIVTAIQLSHATIRNIRQNLFFAFIYNVAGIPIAAGILYPIFGWLLSPIVAGAAMAFSSVSVVTNALRLRNFQPKMR